Proteins found in one Nitratiruptor sp. SB155-2 genomic segment:
- a CDS encoding asparaginase domain-containing protein, with protein sequence MIILNTGGTFNKIYDPIKGELVVPQNNDAIYDFLKKNFLQIETRGLIYKDSLEFSDADRELLLQTIKNCDSKQIVVVHGTDTMDKSAAFVAPYIHNKCVVFTGAMVPYSIDPAEASANLALAISKVQYAYEDGVFIAMHGIVEQYDRVYKDRARGVFCRK encoded by the coding sequence GTGATTATACTCAATACCGGTGGAACATTTAATAAAATCTATGATCCTATCAAAGGGGAACTCGTTGTTCCTCAAAACAATGATGCGATTTATGATTTTTTGAAGAAAAATTTTTTACAGATAGAAACCAGAGGTCTCATATATAAAGACAGTTTGGAATTTAGTGACGCAGATAGGGAACTGTTGCTGCAAACAATCAAAAATTGTGATTCAAAACAGATAGTTGTGGTGCATGGGACCGATACGATGGATAAGAGTGCGGCGTTTGTCGCACCGTATATTCATAACAAATGTGTGGTATTTACAGGAGCGATGGTGCCATACAGTATCGATCCCGCTGAGGCCTCGGCCAACTTGGCATTGGCGATCTCCAAAGTACAATACGCCTATGAAGATGGAGTATTTATCGCGATGCATGGAATAGTGGAACAATACGATAGAGTCTACAAAGATAGAGCAAGGGGAGTCTTTTGTCGAAAATAA
- the rho gene encoding transcription termination factor Rho yields MNEKNSNQNELSEENSTSTQNTEQKNNHKRTHIPVEGYTIEELRTKTIDDLLAIAGELGIENPQELKRQDLMFEILKNQVSKGGYILFTGILEITPEGYGFLRAINENFSNSANDAYVSATQIRRFALRTGDIVTGQVRPPKDQERYYALLKIEAINYLPPEESKRRPLFDNLTPLYPTERLKLEYDPTRLTGRVLDLFTPIGKGQRALIVAPPRSGKTELMKELAHGIAKNHPEVELIVLLVDERPEEVTDMERSVKGEVYSSTFDMPAKNHVRVAELVIEKAKRRVEMGKDVVILLDSITRLARAYNTVTPSSGKVLSGGVDANALHKPKRFFGAARNIEEGGSLTIISTALIDTGSRMDEVIFEEFKGTGNCEIVLDRRIADRRIYPAIDVLKSGTRKEELLVDPNTLPKIWALRNAMQSMDEVEALKFLYSKMLKTKNNEEFLSIMNEGA; encoded by the coding sequence ATGAACGAAAAAAACAGTAACCAAAATGAATTGAGCGAAGAAAACTCCACTTCTACGCAAAATACAGAGCAAAAGAACAACCACAAACGAACCCACATACCCGTGGAAGGATACACGATAGAAGAACTACGAACAAAAACGATCGACGATCTTTTAGCGATTGCCGGTGAGCTTGGCATCGAAAACCCGCAAGAGCTCAAACGCCAAGATCTGATGTTTGAGATTTTGAAAAATCAGGTGAGCAAAGGCGGATATATCCTCTTTACCGGTATTTTGGAGATCACTCCTGAAGGGTATGGATTTTTACGAGCCATCAACGAAAACTTCTCCAACAGTGCCAACGATGCATATGTCAGTGCAACACAAATACGAAGATTTGCTTTAAGAACGGGAGACATCGTTACAGGACAAGTACGACCACCTAAAGATCAGGAGCGCTACTACGCTCTTTTAAAAATCGAAGCGATCAACTATCTACCACCGGAAGAGTCCAAACGAAGACCACTTTTTGATAACCTCACACCGCTCTATCCAACAGAGCGACTCAAACTAGAATACGACCCGACAAGACTTACAGGCAGAGTACTTGATCTTTTTACTCCCATAGGAAAAGGGCAGCGGGCTCTCATCGTCGCACCACCTAGAAGCGGGAAAACGGAGCTCATGAAAGAGCTGGCACATGGCATAGCCAAAAATCATCCTGAAGTGGAACTTATTGTCCTTTTGGTTGATGAGAGACCGGAAGAAGTGACCGACATGGAGCGAAGTGTCAAAGGGGAAGTCTATAGTTCTACCTTCGACATGCCAGCAAAAAACCATGTCCGCGTAGCCGAACTTGTCATCGAAAAAGCGAAACGTCGTGTGGAGATGGGCAAAGACGTAGTGATTTTACTTGATTCCATCACTCGTCTTGCCAGGGCGTACAATACCGTCACACCATCGAGTGGTAAAGTCCTCAGCGGTGGGGTCGACGCCAACGCTTTGCATAAACCAAAACGATTTTTTGGAGCTGCAAGAAACATCGAAGAGGGTGGAAGCCTTACTATCATCTCAACTGCTCTTATTGACACCGGTTCACGAATGGATGAGGTGATTTTCGAAGAGTTCAAAGGAACAGGAAACTGCGAGATCGTTCTCGATCGCCGTATCGCAGATCGACGAATCTATCCAGCGATCGACGTGCTCAAATCTGGTACCAGAAAAGAGGAGCTTCTTGTCGATCCAAATACCTTGCCAAAAATTTGGGCTCTTCGCAATGCAATGCAGTCCATGGATGAAGTAGAAGCGCTGAAATTTTTGTATTCGAAAATGTTAAAGACCAAAAACAACGAAGAGTTTCTCTCTATCATGAATGAAGGGGCCTGA
- the murI gene encoding glutamate racemase translates to MRAGVFDSGVGGLTVVKSLLEHGLFDEIIYFGDTARVPYGPKDKNTIIRYSLEAQEFFKNFDVDILITACNSVSAHAIEELRSNASFPVIGVIEPGVLALQNRGLDPKSQILVIGTQATIGSGKYQKLLREHGYNNILAKATPLFVPIVEEEIFEGPVLEATLQHYFDSLHPDAIILGCTHFPLIQDAIADYFNNEAVLIHSGEAIVEHLQKELGIKARKKTPSLKLFASENPEKLKKIAAHWLRDAFKTNEL, encoded by the coding sequence TTGCGAGCCGGCGTTTTCGATAGTGGTGTAGGAGGCCTCACAGTCGTCAAAAGTCTCCTTGAACACGGTCTTTTTGATGAAATCATCTATTTTGGCGATACCGCAAGGGTCCCTTACGGGCCAAAAGATAAAAATACCATCATTCGATACTCCCTTGAAGCCCAGGAGTTTTTTAAAAATTTTGATGTAGATATCCTTATCACCGCCTGTAACTCCGTCAGTGCCCATGCCATCGAAGAGCTTCGAAGCAATGCGAGTTTCCCCGTAATCGGCGTTATCGAACCAGGTGTGTTGGCACTGCAAAACAGAGGTCTAGATCCCAAAAGCCAGATTTTGGTCATAGGAACACAAGCGACGATCGGTAGTGGAAAATATCAAAAACTGTTACGTGAGCATGGATATAACAATATATTGGCAAAAGCAACACCACTTTTTGTTCCAATTGTAGAAGAGGAGATTTTTGAAGGCCCTGTCTTGGAAGCTACTTTACAGCACTATTTTGATAGCCTTCATCCCGATGCTATAATTTTGGGCTGTACTCATTTTCCTCTGATACAAGATGCCATTGCAGACTATTTTAACAATGAAGCAGTACTTATCCACTCTGGTGAAGCCATTGTAGAGCATCTTCAAAAAGAGCTTGGGATTAAAGCCAGAAAAAAAACACCCAGTCTCAAACTCTTCGCTTCAGAAAACCCGGAAAAACTCAAAAAAATCGCAGCCCACTGGCTTAGAGATGCATTTAAGACAAATGAGCTATAA
- a CDS encoding DNA polymerase III subunit gamma/tau yields MALALKYRPKRFEDLIGQEAVTQTLQRALDTKNLSHAYLFSGLRGSGKTSTARIFSKALICDGGPTSSPCETCENCQAANEGRHIDIIEMDAASNRKIDDIRDLIEHTKYKPSSARYKIFIIDEVHMLTKEAFNALLKTLEEPPEFVKFILATTDPLKLPATILSRTQHFRFKKIAQRDIVHHLEHILNLENVEYEPEALQILARSGSGSLRDTLTLLDQAITFGKNRVSVEAVTNMLGLVDPKKIEALFDMILRQDKEAILQTVQELRDYEAQMVLDEMLIFLKNQLFSKNSTFSMMLYERFFKILSDGKNLLFVSGDDEFVLMITLMKLMEATKIKSVEELIEEFESKETPTISHTPPPIQTNEQTKTSQPVQKDPFQRLIDKLYERNYELGECFEKSVKFIDFSDNVLRWESNPPAECKEKLKHSYPTIRHFVQEVFGIDTKIVKVDPPKSCDEPSSMIEEAEFGGSCIQKEAGLSAKEMDGTNILEDPFVRKAKELFKAKKVVIKPKI; encoded by the coding sequence TTGGCGCTGGCACTCAAATATCGTCCAAAACGCTTTGAAGATCTGATCGGTCAAGAGGCTGTCACCCAAACACTCCAGCGGGCTTTGGATACGAAAAATCTCTCCCATGCCTATCTCTTCAGCGGCCTTCGTGGAAGCGGAAAAACGAGTACGGCAAGGATCTTTAGCAAAGCGCTCATTTGCGATGGGGGTCCAACAAGCTCTCCTTGCGAAACATGTGAAAATTGCCAGGCAGCCAATGAGGGAAGACATATCGATATTATCGAAATGGATGCAGCAAGCAACCGTAAGATTGATGATATAAGAGACCTCATCGAACATACGAAATACAAACCCTCCAGTGCCAGATACAAAATCTTCATAATCGATGAAGTTCACATGCTCACAAAAGAGGCTTTCAATGCACTTTTAAAAACGCTTGAGGAGCCGCCTGAATTTGTCAAATTCATTCTAGCCACCACCGATCCATTGAAACTACCGGCTACGATTCTGAGTCGGACACAACATTTTCGCTTCAAAAAGATTGCACAAAGAGATATAGTCCATCACTTGGAGCACATCTTAAACCTGGAAAATGTGGAGTATGAGCCGGAAGCTCTGCAAATCCTCGCACGAAGCGGCAGCGGAAGTCTTCGAGATACACTCACACTGCTCGATCAAGCGATCACCTTTGGAAAAAATAGAGTCAGTGTTGAAGCGGTTACAAATATGCTGGGTCTCGTAGATCCCAAAAAGATAGAGGCTCTTTTTGATATGATTCTACGCCAAGACAAAGAGGCGATTTTACAGACCGTTCAAGAATTAAGAGACTATGAAGCGCAAATGGTACTTGATGAGATGCTCATCTTTCTTAAAAATCAGCTTTTTAGTAAAAACAGTACGTTTTCCATGATGCTGTATGAGCGCTTTTTTAAAATTTTGAGCGATGGGAAAAATCTTCTATTCGTCAGTGGTGACGATGAGTTTGTTTTGATGATTACCCTTATGAAGTTGATGGAAGCAACAAAGATTAAAAGTGTTGAAGAGCTCATTGAAGAGTTTGAATCAAAAGAGACTCCAACGATTTCACACACTCCTCCACCTATCCAAACAAATGAGCAAACAAAAACATCCCAACCGGTACAAAAAGATCCTTTCCAACGTTTGATCGACAAACTTTATGAACGAAACTATGAATTAGGCGAGTGTTTTGAAAAGAGTGTAAAGTTTATCGATTTTAGCGACAACGTTTTACGATGGGAGAGCAATCCTCCCGCAGAATGCAAGGAAAAACTCAAACACTCCTATCCCACCATACGCCATTTTGTCCAAGAGGTATTTGGCATCGATACAAAAATCGTCAAGGTTGATCCTCCAAAGAGTTGCGACGAACCCTCTTCCATGATAGAAGAGGCCGAGTTTGGAGGAAGCTGTATTCAAAAAGAAGCGGGACTTTCGGCAAAAGAGATGGATGGGACCAATATTTTGGAAGACCCCTTCGTACGAAAGGCAAAAGAGCTATTCAAAGCAAAAAAAGTGGTTATCAAACCAAAAATTTAA
- a CDS encoding 3-methyladenine DNA glycosylase → MIAYDLLKRFKELGYIKEERDPYWWPKSGSFEIVVGAVLTQNTKWENVEKALENLKNELGSIEPQKIVEMDQKRLATLIKPAGFYNTKAFRIQKLVKNMLDEYGSFEAFQKRPSRSWLLAQKGIGFETADSILNYACYKDFLVVDAYTARILNFLGYELQTYQEIQEFLSDSILENLDRIYELYGQEMPLSQIYARFHGKIVEFCKEHCKGKEQAEKIKELLV, encoded by the coding sequence ATGATCGCATACGATTTATTAAAACGATTCAAAGAGCTTGGATACATCAAAGAGGAAAGAGATCCTTACTGGTGGCCTAAGAGTGGAAGTTTTGAAATAGTGGTAGGAGCGGTGCTTACCCAAAATACCAAATGGGAAAATGTGGAAAAGGCTCTAGAGAATTTAAAAAATGAATTGGGATCGATAGAACCCCAAAAGATTGTAGAGATGGATCAAAAAAGGTTGGCTACACTCATTAAACCAGCCGGGTTTTACAATACAAAAGCATTTCGCATTCAAAAGCTTGTAAAAAATATGCTTGATGAGTATGGCTCTTTTGAAGCCTTTCAAAAAAGGCCCTCTCGCAGTTGGCTCTTGGCACAAAAGGGAATCGGCTTTGAGACGGCAGACAGCATTCTCAACTATGCCTGCTATAAAGATTTTTTAGTTGTGGATGCCTATACCGCAAGGATTTTGAACTTCTTGGGTTATGAGCTGCAAACCTATCAAGAGATTCAAGAGTTTTTAAGCGATTCAATCTTGGAAAATCTAGATAGGATTTATGAGTTATATGGGCAAGAGATGCCATTGTCTCAAATTTATGCACGATTTCATGGCAAAATAGTCGAGTTTTGCAAAGAGCATTGCAAAGGAAAAGAGCAAGCAGAAAAAATCAAAGAGCTGCTGGTTTAA
- a CDS encoding TIGR00282 family metallophosphoesterase encodes MKIGFIGDIVGRPGRRMIKRYLQDIRKKENLDFVIANYENASHGFGLTPKNAKELFNAGIDLMTGGNHTWDKKEIVALLEEMPLLRPINYPEGVPGRGYKIVHINEEPLAIINIMGHFTMPMVDNPFLAAKKIVAILKDEGIKNIFIDFHAEATSEKRAMFLMLKEDISVQVGTHTHVGTDDLSIVDGAGYVTDVGLTGCRDNVIGMKADVPIKRFLTGLPGHFDVPDKCKSILQMVVFELQEGRCKDAYKIKAYDDEGWQVVQRARVE; translated from the coding sequence GTGAAAATCGGTTTTATAGGGGATATTGTAGGAAGACCCGGAAGAAGGATGATAAAACGATATCTGCAAGATATACGAAAAAAAGAAAATCTCGATTTTGTCATAGCCAACTATGAAAACGCAAGTCACGGATTTGGTCTCACTCCCAAAAATGCAAAAGAGCTTTTTAATGCTGGAATCGATCTGATGACGGGAGGTAATCACACCTGGGATAAAAAGGAGATTGTAGCTCTTTTAGAGGAGATGCCCCTTCTTCGACCTATCAACTACCCTGAAGGTGTTCCTGGACGAGGCTATAAAATAGTGCACATTAACGAGGAGCCATTGGCCATCATCAACATTATGGGACACTTTACGATGCCCATGGTGGACAATCCCTTTTTGGCTGCAAAAAAAATTGTTGCAATTTTGAAAGATGAAGGAATCAAAAATATCTTTATCGACTTTCATGCCGAAGCAACCAGTGAAAAAAGAGCGATGTTTTTGATGTTAAAAGAGGATATCAGCGTGCAGGTAGGCACTCATACCCATGTAGGGACGGATGATCTGAGTATCGTAGACGGAGCAGGGTATGTGACAGATGTAGGACTGACAGGATGCAGAGACAATGTCATAGGAATGAAGGCGGATGTGCCGATAAAACGCTTTTTAACGGGACTTCCTGGGCACTTTGATGTTCCGGATAAGTGCAAATCGATTTTACAGATGGTGGTGTTTGAACTGCAAGAGGGCAGATGCAAAGATGCATACAAGATAAAAGCCTACGATGATGAAGGGTGGCAGGTCGTTCAGCGAGCGAGGGTGGAATGA
- a CDS encoding fumarylacetoacetate hydrolase family protein, giving the protein MKIVCVGRNYVEHIEELNNEMPTEPVYFLKPQSAITETIHYQEDLHYEGEICFLIGNPIKVGVGLDLTKRALQSRLKEKGLPWERAKAFRGSALFSDFVPVKSFEGLRIELFKNGTLVQSGGVDLMIYKPEFLLQDIEAIFGLEEGDILMSGTPKGVGAIKTGDIFEAKLWQGDRKLIQKIWRTV; this is encoded by the coding sequence ATGAAAATAGTCTGTGTTGGAAGAAACTATGTTGAGCATATCGAAGAGCTTAATAATGAAATGCCAACAGAGCCGGTCTATTTTTTAAAGCCGCAGAGTGCTATAACAGAAACCATCCACTATCAAGAAGATCTACATTATGAAGGAGAGATCTGCTTTTTGATTGGAAATCCTATCAAAGTTGGGGTAGGATTGGATCTAACAAAAAGAGCATTGCAAAGCAGACTCAAAGAAAAAGGGCTTCCTTGGGAGCGGGCGAAAGCATTTAGAGGAAGTGCGCTTTTTAGTGATTTTGTTCCAGTCAAAAGTTTTGAAGGATTACGGATAGAGCTTTTTAAAAACGGTACACTTGTACAAAGCGGCGGTGTGGATTTGATGATCTACAAGCCAGAGTTTCTTTTGCAAGATATTGAAGCTATTTTTGGATTGGAAGAGGGTGATATATTGATGAGTGGAACGCCAAAGGGAGTAGGTGCAATAAAGACAGGTGATATCTTTGAGGCAAAGCTTTGGCAAGGCGATAGAAAATTGATACAAAAGATCTGGAGGACAGTGTGA
- the mfd gene encoding transcription-repair coupling factor, producing MAARFYEYLRSSIPQILVVADEKEAQEASSAAKVLGIDHYILPDFRAQYGDDLRVFKEELDELLAVLNDYYHTPKMLIAPVHTIAKPMPVQRYFARKRVEFGDEFELESLKELLYQWGYTFVDIVESKGEASFRGDIVDIFAPNFDKPIRLSFFDTQIESIRYFDPQTQKSIKEELEAFTLYPAFLIQDEALQEVIEQSDFDVFDKDLLSVGFWVAERASLLEGKEAIRSGSFDLEELYSYEGLIPKEQFFALPIIPEAKEYNEIEVLDINRVIQTKQNKKIKVLVKSPEFARRSSIKELEKVEFIYTDAILNIEGPDEVILSLNKPKKRRAKPPSIVIDELQPGSYVVHEQHGIGIFKGLKAIEILGAKRDFVELEYAGGDKLLVPVENLDVLSRYIADSGSVAVVDKLGSQSFAKLKAKVKERLFEIAADIVKIAAQRELTPGKKIITPPDITLFQSHAGFEYTEDQKRAIDTILQRLSSGKVMDMLLSGDVGFGKTEVAMNAIYAIVKNGYQAAVVVPTTLLSAQHYESLVKRLEPFNISVTKIDRFVTAKEKKERLQALKEGTFDVVVGTHALFGAEFKNLGLVVIDEEHKFGVKQKEKLKAFSKDVHLLSMSATPIPRSLNMALSQLKDLSEIRTPPQNRKPVRTYVKEYQDKLVKEVILRELRRGGQVFYIYNSIAGIEEKKEDLQQLLPGKKILVLHSKIAAATTEKELLRFAQGEYDILLSTSIVESGIHMPNVNTIIVEGADRFGIADLHQLRGRVGRGGKEGFCYYLVEDKQKLTEEAKKRLIALESNSYLGSGAALAYYDLEIRGGGNIIGAQQSGHIKNIGYSLYLQMLEETITKLTKGEIEEEPQVELKLSVNAYISSEVVREDRLKLELYRRLAQVKEPEEIAQIQEEIEDRFGKLDSYTKNFLDLIHIKLLALEHGIKKISNYNQNITFDFGDKKETIKARSKDDDDILHTTLRYLKALAQ from the coding sequence ATGGCTGCCAGATTCTATGAATATCTAAGATCAAGCATTCCGCAAATCTTGGTCGTTGCAGACGAAAAGGAAGCGCAAGAGGCAAGCAGTGCGGCAAAAGTACTTGGAATCGATCATTACATTTTGCCAGATTTTAGAGCCCAGTATGGTGACGATCTGCGGGTTTTCAAGGAGGAGCTTGATGAGCTGCTTGCGGTATTGAACGATTACTACCATACGCCAAAGATGCTCATAGCCCCTGTACATACCATTGCCAAGCCGATGCCGGTACAGCGCTACTTTGCGAGGAAAAGAGTAGAGTTTGGGGATGAGTTTGAGCTTGAATCGCTTAAAGAGCTGCTCTATCAATGGGGATATACCTTTGTGGATATCGTAGAGAGCAAGGGAGAAGCCAGTTTTCGAGGCGATATCGTGGATATCTTCGCACCAAATTTCGATAAGCCTATCCGTCTTAGTTTTTTCGATACACAGATAGAATCGATCCGCTATTTTGATCCCCAGACCCAAAAAAGTATCAAAGAGGAGCTTGAAGCTTTTACCCTCTATCCAGCCTTTTTAATCCAAGATGAGGCCTTGCAAGAAGTGATTGAACAGAGTGATTTTGACGTTTTTGACAAGGATCTGTTGAGTGTAGGATTTTGGGTGGCCGAGCGGGCTTCTTTGCTTGAAGGAAAAGAGGCGATACGTAGTGGAAGCTTTGATCTGGAAGAGCTGTACAGCTATGAAGGACTCATACCAAAAGAGCAGTTCTTTGCACTTCCAATCATACCTGAAGCAAAAGAGTATAACGAGATAGAAGTTCTCGATATCAATAGAGTCATCCAGACAAAGCAGAATAAAAAGATCAAAGTGCTTGTAAAATCACCGGAGTTTGCCAGAAGAAGCAGTATCAAAGAGCTTGAGAAGGTAGAATTTATCTATACCGATGCGATTTTGAATATCGAAGGGCCAGATGAGGTCATACTATCGCTCAATAAACCAAAAAAGAGAAGAGCCAAACCTCCATCTATCGTTATCGATGAGTTGCAACCTGGAAGTTATGTGGTCCATGAGCAGCATGGCATCGGGATTTTCAAAGGACTCAAAGCGATCGAAATTTTGGGAGCCAAAAGAGATTTTGTGGAACTGGAATATGCTGGAGGTGACAAGCTTTTGGTTCCAGTGGAAAACCTCGATGTTCTCAGCCGGTATATTGCCGATAGCGGTAGTGTAGCGGTTGTCGATAAACTTGGCAGCCAATCCTTTGCGAAACTCAAAGCGAAAGTGAAAGAGAGACTTTTTGAGATTGCTGCTGACATCGTGAAAATCGCTGCGCAGCGTGAACTCACTCCTGGCAAAAAGATCATCACACCGCCAGATATCACTCTTTTTCAATCCCACGCCGGATTTGAGTATACCGAGGATCAAAAAAGAGCGATTGATACGATTTTGCAAAGACTCTCCAGCGGGAAAGTGATGGATATGCTTCTAAGCGGCGATGTGGGATTTGGTAAGACAGAAGTTGCCATGAACGCTATCTATGCCATAGTGAAAAATGGCTATCAAGCGGCTGTGGTCGTTCCAACGACGCTTCTATCGGCCCAGCATTATGAGAGTCTTGTGAAACGGTTGGAGCCATTTAACATTTCAGTAACCAAGATCGATCGATTTGTCACTGCCAAAGAGAAAAAAGAGCGCTTGCAAGCCTTGAAAGAGGGAACGTTCGATGTTGTGGTGGGAACCCACGCGCTTTTTGGAGCAGAATTTAAAAATTTGGGGCTTGTCGTTATCGATGAGGAGCACAAGTTTGGCGTGAAGCAAAAAGAGAAACTCAAAGCTTTCAGTAAAGATGTGCATCTATTGAGTATGAGTGCAACGCCGATTCCAAGAAGTCTCAATATGGCCCTTTCCCAGCTCAAGGATCTCAGCGAAATTAGAACACCGCCTCAAAACAGAAAGCCTGTTCGAACCTATGTGAAAGAGTATCAAGACAAACTTGTCAAAGAAGTGATTTTGCGAGAACTAAGAAGAGGAGGGCAGGTCTTTTATATCTACAACTCCATCGCAGGCATTGAGGAGAAAAAAGAGGATCTTCAGCAGCTCCTGCCCGGAAAAAAGATTCTTGTACTGCATTCCAAAATAGCGGCGGCAACAACGGAAAAAGAGCTTCTTCGCTTTGCCCAGGGTGAATATGACATCTTGCTTTCCACTTCCATTGTGGAAAGTGGTATTCATATGCCAAATGTCAATACTATCATCGTAGAAGGAGCTGATCGATTCGGAATTGCGGACCTGCATCAGTTGCGGGGGCGTGTAGGACGAGGCGGAAAAGAGGGATTTTGCTACTATCTGGTAGAGGATAAACAAAAACTAACAGAAGAGGCGAAAAAACGACTTATTGCACTCGAATCCAATTCTTACCTTGGAAGTGGAGCAGCTTTGGCCTATTATGATCTGGAGATTCGAGGTGGGGGTAACATCATAGGGGCTCAGCAAAGCGGACATATCAAAAATATCGGGTATAGCCTCTATCTGCAGATGCTTGAAGAGACGATAACGAAATTGACAAAAGGGGAGATCGAAGAGGAACCCCAAGTGGAGCTTAAACTGAGCGTCAATGCCTATATTTCCAGCGAAGTGGTACGTGAGGATCGACTCAAACTCGAGCTATACAGACGGCTTGCCCAAGTCAAAGAGCCTGAAGAGATAGCCCAGATTCAAGAGGAGATCGAAGATCGTTTCGGAAAACTGGATAGCTATACAAAAAATTTTTTGGATCTCATCCATATCAAGCTTTTAGCGTTGGAACATGGAATCAAAAAGATCTCAAACTACAACCAAAATATCACATTTGATTTTGGTGACAAAAAAGAGACGATCAAAGCAAGAAGCAAAGATGATGACGATATATTGCATACGACATTGAGATATTTAAAGGCGCTAGCTCAATGA
- a CDS encoding bifunctional folylpolyglutamate synthase/dihydrofolate synthase, whose translation MSVHTFLNQKPLYYTKFDPSRMQRVYEYLQGSLHLPPIIHIIGTNGKGTTGRFLAGMLKESGKKVGHYTSPHILHFHERIWIDGKFISDETLESVHQKVQSLIPKKMARELSYFEYTTLLAAFAFEECDYVVMEAGLGGEYDATSVFENCLTLVTPIDYDHQAFLGDTIQSIAATKLKAVQEEAIFAKQLHDEVYQTADELGIRYRRVENLADEEACQKACENIPSFFSQNLMLAQAAAKFLGFDPDVQKAVSYRMPGRFEKRGNIILDVGHNPLSARAILQALDKKVVLVYNSFEDKEYEKILSILQPKIESVEIVPMEHPRLIDQKRLKQSLEELSIPYCEFTGFDEDKEYLVYGSFSVIEEIYRKWLPDSMNI comes from the coding sequence GTGAGTGTTCATACCTTTTTGAACCAAAAACCGCTTTACTATACAAAATTTGATCCATCGAGGATGCAAAGAGTATATGAATATCTCCAAGGCTCTTTGCATCTTCCCCCAATCATTCATATCATCGGGACCAATGGGAAAGGGACTACGGGTAGATTTCTTGCTGGTATGCTCAAAGAATCTGGAAAAAAAGTGGGCCATTATACATCACCACACATTCTTCATTTTCATGAGCGTATATGGATCGATGGTAAATTTATCAGTGATGAGACACTGGAATCAGTCCATCAAAAAGTGCAGTCTCTAATTCCGAAAAAAATGGCGAGAGAACTTTCCTACTTCGAATATACCACCCTTTTGGCTGCTTTTGCTTTTGAAGAGTGTGATTATGTGGTTATGGAAGCAGGACTTGGGGGAGAGTATGATGCAACGAGCGTTTTTGAAAATTGTTTAACCCTTGTAACTCCTATCGATTATGACCATCAAGCCTTTTTGGGTGATACGATCCAATCCATTGCCGCAACGAAGCTCAAAGCTGTGCAAGAAGAGGCAATTTTTGCAAAACAGCTGCATGATGAAGTCTATCAAACAGCAGACGAGCTTGGTATTCGGTATCGAAGGGTCGAAAATTTAGCCGATGAGGAGGCTTGTCAAAAAGCTTGTGAAAACATTCCATCCTTTTTTTCTCAAAATCTCATGCTAGCCCAAGCTGCTGCAAAATTTTTGGGGTTTGATCCAGATGTACAAAAAGCGGTGTCGTATCGAATGCCGGGACGGTTCGAAAAGCGTGGCAATATCATTTTGGATGTAGGGCACAATCCCCTTTCGGCCAGAGCCATCCTCCAAGCTCTTGACAAAAAGGTGGTTTTGGTCTATAACAGCTTCGAAGATAAAGAGTATGAGAAGATTTTATCCATTTTACAACCAAAGATCGAATCGGTTGAGATTGTACCGATGGAGCATCCGAGATTGATTGATCAAAAAAGACTCAAGCAAAGCCTTGAAGAACTTTCCATTCCGTATTGCGAATTTACGGGATTTGATGAAGATAAAGAATATTTGGTGTATGGATCGTTCAGTGTTATAGAGGAGATATACCGAAAATGGCTGCCAGATTCTATGAATATCTAA